One Campylobacter massiliensis DNA window includes the following coding sequences:
- the acpP gene encoding acyl carrier protein has translation MAIFDDVRDVVVEQLSVAPDAVKLESKIIEDLGADSLDVVELVMALEEKFEVEIPDSDAEKLITINDVVSYIEKLNK, from the coding sequence ATGGCAATATTTGATGACGTAAGAGACGTAGTAGTCGAGCAACTAAGCGTGGCTCCAGATGCGGTAAAGCTTGAGTCTAAGATTATCGAAGATCTAGGCGCAGACTCGCTTGACGTAGTTGAGCTAGTTATGGCTCTTGAGGAAAAATTTGAGGTAGAGATACCTGATAGCGACGCTGAGAAGCTGATCACTATAAACGACGTCGTAAGCTACATCGAGAAACTAAACAAATAA
- the fabG gene encoding 3-oxoacyl-ACP reductase FabG, protein MKFSGKNVLITGASRGIGAQIAKTLAQMGLKVWINYRSKPEIADALQAEIVANGGQAAVVKFDATDEDEFIKAINLIADADGELSYLVNNAGITNDKLALRMKTEDFTSVIGANLTSAFIGCREALKVMSKKRFGAVVNVASIVGEMGNAGQANYAASKGGMIAMNKSFAKEGAARNIRFNCVTPGFIETDMTSELSDEIKKTYSDNIPLKRFGSASEVAEAVAFLLSDHASYVTGETLKINGGLYM, encoded by the coding sequence ACCGGCGCAAGCCGCGGTATCGGCGCGCAGATAGCCAAAACCCTAGCGCAAATGGGGCTAAAAGTGTGGATAAACTACCGCTCAAAGCCAGAAATTGCCGATGCATTGCAAGCTGAAATCGTAGCAAACGGCGGACAGGCCGCGGTGGTTAAATTTGACGCGACGGACGAGGATGAGTTTATAAAAGCGATAAATTTGATCGCGGACGCCGACGGCGAGCTAAGTTACCTCGTAAATAACGCCGGTATCACAAACGACAAGCTCGCGCTTCGCATGAAGACGGAGGATTTTACTAGCGTGATAGGCGCAAATTTGACCTCGGCCTTTATCGGATGCCGCGAGGCGCTAAAAGTAATGAGCAAAAAACGCTTCGGCGCCGTCGTAAACGTAGCCTCGATCGTGGGCGAGATGGGCAATGCCGGACAGGCAAACTACGCTGCGAGCAAGGGCGGAATGATCGCGATGAACAAAAGCTTCGCCAAAGAGGGCGCGGCGAGAAATATTCGTTTCAACTGCGTAACTCCGGGCTTTATCGAGACTGATATGACGAGCGAGCTAAGCGACGAGATCAAAAAAACCTACAGCGACAACATCCCGCTAAAGCGATTTGGAAGCGCTAGCGAAGTGGCCGAAGCTGTGGCGTTTTTGCTAAGCGATCACGCTAGCTACGTCACGGGCGAGACGCTAAAGATCAACGGCGGACTATATATGTAA